The following nucleotide sequence is from Geotrypetes seraphini chromosome 10, aGeoSer1.1, whole genome shotgun sequence.
GATCCCCGCAGCACCCCTATTTTGACAACCATACGGCTCAATAGTTTTTCTCCCATAAGTACCTTCTGCTGTCTCCCCCTCAGAAAAGATTCAAACCATGCCACAACCTATTCACGAATCCCACATCTCCTCAGTCTGCTTAACAAAATAGCATGATCCACcatatcaaatgctgctgaaCTACAGAACCACCACCAAGAAATGTTTTCCCTCATTCAAACCCACTTAAGCATAGATATCAACAAATCTTCATACAATGGTTTTTTTCTGAATGAATATTGATGATCATCTAAGATACAATGATCCTGCAGAAACTGATGAAGTTGAGAATAAACCACCTTTTCCATTATTTTCACCAGTACGGGTAATGACACTATCAGACAGAAATTATTCAATTCTCGGGACCCTACTTTTTTGTCCTTCATCAATGGTTTAATTGTTGAAATTTTCAATGACTCTGGAATTTCACCACTCTCCAAAATTACATTGATAACCCTGGTAAGTATTGGAACCACCTTCCACGCTAATTTCTTCGAAGCCCCTATGGAACAAGCATCACTAGAGGATTGCGTGGGTCTCctaaggtcatttgtgattggcccgttgtactgcagctgaaccaatgaaaaaaaaaaaaaccaacaactcagCAATAGGAGGTCCGGAACCATCACTCGCCCAAAATAGCCTATTTGGCTCGAAAAGTAGCCCAAAAACCCACCACTCGCTCAAGCCTTTTATTTCCCACCAAGGGCTTTAAAAAGTAGCCCAAATTGGGCAGGAAAACTGCCGAGGGCTTTTAAAAGTAGCCCAATTGAACAGGAAAACTGCCAAACTGGCAGGCGTACTTCCGCCTCCAATGTGGGCTCTCACATGCATCCTTAGTTCGGCGATTGAACTGAACATGCATGAGAATGCTGACATCGATGGCTGAAGTGCGCTTCTAACTTGAGCATTGCTATGGCAGGAATGGGACTCGCAGAGCAAATCTCTTCAGTTGGTGAGACTTGGCAACCCAACCAGCaaaccactcctgtctaagctccattggctcccagtaatccccaggatccacttcaaatgtgcgtgtctagcctacaagatcctacatggcatccttcctgccgttatccctctatcctggaactccccaaaccctacttcctccagatcctcccaaatttttaaactatccttcccttccataaaaggtatttcccatgcaggcaaacttgggtcatccctcccctttagaatcactgagatctggaataacctcacctccccactccgaacctcaagctccctccaactcttccgcaaacacctaaaaacctggctattctcaaaactgtaacacttcccccctcttaggcctctccccttccccctttacacctaactctttaatctctccactatagttcctctctcatccttcttcctgtaaaccgtgccgagctccgcattcgtggagatggtgcagtatataaacccaaggtttagtttagttagttacCAAATGTCTCCAGAAAAAGAACAGATTGaaaatctgggttttacttccattgctttcaagggAAGTAAACCTAGATGTCTTGACCCGTCTTcatttttctagagccatatggtggAAGTAAAACActgatatctcaatccatcctcccttttctggaaccatatggtaactctaagcaaaggaatgcctcaACTTTGTGGTTGTGGAGGCAGGGTGAGGAGGGAGAGAATAATTGGCTCCCTTGGTCCACCCTTAAGCCCCTTCCAAAATGTAATTCTAGCTATACCCTTGCCTTAGTTGCCTTTGTAGTCTTGTCTGATGGTTGGGCCAGCCCTGAATATGACAGAAGATCCAGTCAAATCCTTTAAAAGAGCACAGGTAAGCGCTATCACTCCTACCAACGTATCTGCATTTAATCCAgaaaactttgaatagtttaaaCCTAGAAGACCAGAACTTCAGTTACTTTTTCAAACCATTAGCAGCTTCAGTTTAATTTATATGAAACAACTGAAAGATCACAAAGAGCTCAACCCTTTCCCACAATCCTTGTGAGCGTTAATCAGTACCTTTGTCGTTGCCCTGCTGTGAAAGCGAAGGATGTAGAAAGACCCTCGGAGCAGGACCCACAGGATATCAGGGTACTGTAGAGTAAGTGCAGGTCCTGTACTGGGTGAACTGCTGTGCGGAGATCCAGTTATGCCAATTTCTGAGTCAGAGGTGCTGAAAGAGGAGGAGTACAGGGATTCGATTAAAAGTAAACTAGTAGAAGTGAAGCAAAAGAAAGAGCTTCCCTGAACAGCTCTCGGTGGAGTAACCGTCGCTTTGTAATCTGGGTGTTCTGTGCACAGACAAAGACACACAAGAACCAGCATTGACAGATCCGCTCAACCTGATTTTCCTTCAACTTCCCGCAGCAGCGCCGGAATTTTATTGGCTCAGCTagggcacaatggaccaatcacaaacgacctcagagttctaaggtcgtttgtgattggtccgttgtgctgcagctgaaccaattaaaaaaaattcagcaaTAGGAGGTCCAGAACCGTCACCCGCCCAAAATAGCCCATTTGCCTCAAAGTAGCCCAAAAACCTGCCACCCGCCCAAGCCTTTTATTTCCCGCCGAGAGGGCTTTAAAAAGTAACCCGATTGGGCGGGGAAAACCGCCAAATTAGAGATGTAATAGATCGTATTCATTTTCTGCCCTATGTATGAGACTACATATCACAGGGCCCTTTGCAACCGGGTTAGCATTTCAATAGCCCCAAGCAGAGTCAACCTTTTCCGTTCTGTGTGACTATTGGAGAATTACTCTTTTCCAGGACTTGATTGGCTGACAGTCTTGGCATTCGTTTCCCGGCGATCTTGGCTAGAGAGCGAAGTAAACAGCATGTGCATTCCTTTACTCTATATTTAACTGCTGCAGTCTGTCACAGGAGCAGCAAGCAGTACGGGAGAAAACTCTCTGCACTTTGAGAAAATTGCAAGATTCGTCTGTATAGAGGGGAGATCGCTATGCCATCTGCACCCCAAAGCCGGTCCAGGACCAGGGAAAGAAACAATGTCTTAAACAGACCCGAGTTCATGTCCTTAAATCAGCCCTTGCGGGGAAACCAGGAGAGCAAAGGCTCCAGCAGAAAGCCAAGCGGACAATGCACAGCTCCCAGCGAAAGCACCAAGGAGAGGCGACAGTCCCAGCAGCTGCCAGAGGAAGACTGCATACAGCTTAACCCATCACTGAAAGGCATTGCTTTCAGCTCTTTACTGGCCATTGATATCTGCATGTCAAAGAGACTGGGCGTCTGTGCTAGCAGTGCCTCCAGCTGGGGCAGTGCCCGCTCCATGGTCAAGCTCATCGGGGTGACTGGCCACGGCGTGCCTTGGATTGCGGGTACTCTCATCTGTTTGATAAGGAGCCGCTCCCTGGCAGGGCAAGAGGTACTGCTCAACCTCTTACTGGGTAAGTGCTTCTCAAATGCTAACTATCGTAAGACTCCAAGATCCCTGAGCTATTTCCATTGATATCTTATATCTGCACCGTGCACGCCATTATAAGTGTGCCATTATTGGTGCTGCTGTTATCTCTAATCCTGGCTTTCTAATATTTGGCAGCAGCAGGAAAATATGCAAAGTAAATGTTCCCAGTGTTGGGCTTCCCAGTTTAGTGCAAGGTTGAGCTTAATAACAGAGGTAAATTGAAAATCTTAAAAGTAATATGACGATGGGGGAGCCAGGGAACACACTGCCGATGGGAATATGATACCTTCTTGTCTTTTAAAGGGGGAGATGGTGAGACTAGCATTAAAGGGAGACAGAGTGACTCAGCTTGGAGAGAGACAGGGAGAATAACAACTTGTGACAGCCAGTTTGGGGCTGGTTACTAGAAATAAGCAGTTTTCTGTATGTCAACCTAAACCGAGTCAAGGAAAAGGgaatatatgagggggtgctgaaaaattctcaacccAATGTTCTTTTGTAACTGGTACAGTGTTGTAGGAtgttataagaaatttttaaataaataaataaaccaaccaactaacttcctacattctgagtattattttgccactgtagctgaaaagtgttatctttTTTCGTTAGGTGCCAATTTGCAAACAAATGTATTtgtttttgacattatttcaggtcattgactgaaccatatccatgtcattctcttcttggttgggctgagaagttttcagcaccccctcatactctCTGATCCTGACTGAGAACTTGTGGAGAGGATGGGTGAGTGCAGGAAAGACAAGGTACATAGAATGAAAGGGAAGAGTGAGATAAATGATTTGGGCCCAGACTTTCACCTGGGGACCTTGGACAGCAACAGGCATGATCCAACCAGTAAATAGGCCAGGAGGGTTAGGATCTTCACATTCCAGTCAAGCCTTGGGTCTTGAGAGGTATTTAGGGATATATGTGACCCAGGTCAATTTTGACATGAGGCTGATCCAGTTCATCTCCTATAGGCTTGTAGCTTACTTCCTTGCCCAGACACATGTAAACTATACATTCATAGATGTACTGGTGTAAAACCCAGGACTGCATCAGGTTGGCAGGTGGACATTATACTTGTGACTAAAATTAGGCTGGTAGGCCTAGAGGGGAATTAAGTGGAAACAGATATACCACACAGGCTAATGTTAAAAGAAGGACTTGCTGTCTCTTTTCACAGAGGAAGAGCACCTAAATGTTCTTTTTAATGGGTCAAGGTGTACAATTTCAGCATAATGTTTTTACCATGACTCTTCCATTCTAAGATGAAACAAGTTACAGCAGGCAAGATGAGTTACAAATAAAATAAGAGTCTTTAAGGAAAAGTACTTCTATTAGGACTTCCAGCATGATAAAGTTCCGTCACGTGCACTTTGCTCAACTGATCAACATTTACTAACTGTTCCATCTTTAAAGATAATAGGTACACATCACCATGACATCTTTTCTGTAGTCGCTCCAAAGGTATGGAACGCCTCCCAACTATACTTAGGGGAAGAAAAGAACATGGACCGTTTCAAAAGCAGCCTGAAATTTttcctatttaaggatgcttatgaTCTTTAAATTCCCTTTCCTGTCGTTTTTACCTTTTTTGTTCCTTTCCTTACaaagattgtatttctcccctttcccttttgTGTCAGTTAGTCAATGGTTTGGTTTTTATTGTGATCTTATGATgtctataatttgtttttaaaatgtgccctttttaaaaaaattatatttcgcTTAGTAAATCAAGATaagcgattatatcaaattttaaaaaacttgaacttgaaaacaTACAAGAAGGTTCTATCATTGGCATCTTTCAGCTCAACAGTGGGTTTCAAAGGAACATTTCTGGGACAGAGTTTGGAAAGTGAAACCAGTGGTAGGCCCTGGGTGAGAGGAGTGTGGCTTCTGCTCAGTGACTGGAGCAGGGGTGCTTCACCtatctttttctttccctctccattCCTAGCTCTGAAACCAGTACTGCTTTGACTTTGTCAGAGCTCAGACTATTGAAAGACACAGTGATCACAGGTCAGCCTGCTCATATGCACTTTCACAAGCTtgttattccctccccctcccccacccccctccttttaATCTTCTGTTGCATGCAGAGGGACCATAAAACATCCACTGTCAGGCAAAATGAGTTAGACTGAAAGCAGAAAGCACCTATGGGGAATGGTCAAACTGTAAGCTTAGCATGCAGGAATACAGGCACATTTTAGTAACAATCGTTTAAAGAAAACTAAAGCAGCTTCTTGCAAAATACTGGTGTTTTCTATGTAACCTTTAGTTTTATACTTATAGTTTTTACGATTTCTTGCTATTGCTATGTTTGCCTGACACAGAGGGTCTCTTGGAGTATAAGGTTAGGTTAGTTTAGATTCTTTATTCTTGATATACCAGATAAAGCTAAAAGTGAACATGAAAATAaatttgccaaagaggcaaaaactaatagtaacaactttttcaggtacataagaagcagaaaacctgtgagggaatctgtgggactgttgaaTCATCAAGGAAGCACTggaggaggataaggccatagcggagagactgagtTCATCTTTTGTTTTAGTCTTTATGgaaaaagatgtaagagatctatctgaaccagaaatggttttcaagggtgacaatgcagaaaaaaatattgCTGAATCTGGAAGACATACTGAGccaaatcaataaattaaaaagtgataaatcacctgaactGGATGGTATGCATACCAGGAAACTGAAATAACTCaagcatgaaattgctgatctgtagTTAGTGATCTATAaactgtcactaaaatcgtctgtagtatttgaagattggagggtggccaacgttacactgatttttaaaattggTTCCAGGGGTGATCTGCCTTCAATGCCGGACAAAATAGTTGAAactattataaataaaaaaaatacaattacagAACAtgtagacaagcatgatttaatgggacagagtcagcatggcttcagccaaggtaggtcttgcctcaccaatttgcagCATTTCTTTGAAAGACTGCATAAACATGGATAAAGGCgagttggttgatgtagtgtatctagattttcagaaagcttttgacagagttTCTCATGAGTGACTTCTGAGAAAATaaaagagtcatggaataggaggcaatgttctgttgtggatttggAACTTGTTATTggagagagtagggttaaatgctatttttctcaatggagtaaATAGtgaagtgctgcagggatctatactggaaccagtgctatttaacatatttataaatgatctggaagttTGAACatcaagtgaggtaattaaatttgcagatgacacaaaactattcaaagctgTCAAAAACACATGAGGACTGTGAAaatttgcaggaagaccttaggaaattggaagattgggcatccaaatggcagataaaatttaacgtggacaaatgggAAGGATAATTCAAATCATAGTTGAGCTAACTTCCACCTTAGaaatcagcacccaagaaaaagaactgggtgtcattgtagacactatgCTGAAATTTTATGTCCAGTATATGGCTGCggaaaaaaaagtaaacaggatgctaggaattattaggaaaggggtgGTAAATAATACTGATATTATTATAATGCTTCAGTATTGCTCCATGTTGCatcctcatcttgagtattgtgcaTAGTTCTGGTTGCTGTGTCTCaacaaagatatagcagaattagaaaaggttcaggaagaagagtgaccaaaatgataaagaggatggaacttctttcatatgaggaaagactaaagagtcttcaaattggaaaagagatggttgaggggagatatgatagaggtctacaaaatcctgagtggtgtaaaatggataagagtgaatcaatttttcaccctttcaaaaagtacaaaaaccaggagacacaaaatgaaattacatggaaatacttctaaaacaaataggaggaaatattttttttattcaaataatagttaagctctgaaactcaccagaggatgtgattacagcggttagtgtagctgggtttaataaCTTTGGACAAGTTTTTGGAGGAAAgattcatagtctgctattgatacagacatgggggaagacaatGCTTATCCTGGTGCAaaagcatagaatgttgctactatttgggtttctgccagttactgtaacctggattggccactattagaaacaggaaactgggaaagatagaccattggtgtgacccagtactGTTTTGCAAATATATACTATATGAAGTCCTTGCTTTACACTACTGGTGGAGAGAAGGACCTTGTTAACATGATCAACAAGTTGGCTACAGATCAACTTCTCAGTCACTTTACAGAGGAAAAAAAGTTTAGAAACTGGCCTATAATTCAAAAGAGCCAGTGGGTCAAATACATCCTTTTTTAAGATTGGCCTATATCTGTCTGGAAATTAGAACATTGTTAATAATTTAAAGGGCCAAAGGGAGTAAGCCATGCTAGCAACTTTCACCCAGGGTGAAGGAGCTGGATCTAGTGAGCAGCCAATTTGGTTCaaatgaggaaagacaaaaaatggaattatgagactgaaagaaggtatgaaccactatgtggagagtgatgaggaaaaagcaaacgtgctaaacaaatacttttgttTGGTGTACAcggaagaaaaaaaatggagaagggCTGCGATTGactagcaaagttacacctgagaatggagtagataccatGCTGTTCACtgaagtgtttatgaacaacttgaaaaattgaaggtagacaaagctatgggaccagatgggattcatccaaggatattgagggagctccaagaggttctggcaggtcctcttaAAAATTTGTTCAATACATCTTtagagacaggagaggttccatgggactggagaagagcagatgtggtccctcttcacaaaagtggttgcggATTGAAGCAGGAAaatacaggccggtaagcctcactttgattattggaaaaataatggaaatattgctgaaggaaaggatagtgaaattcttagaatctaatggattacaagatccgaggcaacatgggtttactaaaggtaaatcatgccaaactaatctgattcaattctttgactg
It contains:
- the PLPP7 gene encoding inactive phospholipid phosphatase 7, which codes for MPSAPQSRSRTRERNNVLNRPEFMSLNQPLRGNQESKGSSRKPSGQCTAPSESTKERRQSQQLPEEDCIQLNPSLKGIAFSSLLAIDICMSKRLGVCASSASSWGSARSMVKLIGVTGHGVPWIAGTLICLIRSRSLAGQEVLLNLLLALLLDILTVAAVQKLVKRKGPFEVTPGLMDYLMMDIYAFPAGHASRATMVSRFFLSHLVLAVPLRILLVLWAFCVGLSRIMLGRHHITDVLGGFLIGYVVFGLVDMLWMPSNTCQMLVSIW